In Drosophila yakuba strain Tai18E2 chromosome X, Prin_Dyak_Tai18E2_2.1, whole genome shotgun sequence, a single genomic region encodes these proteins:
- the LOC26536125 gene encoding AT-rich binding protein — MGFPRILSKNNKIYTKLGEFCLSGDSFWIVCHTCQEELQTQDQFWKHIQDEHNFLHGVAKEHSRTSSYCLTDVEAAAAAATPGSSSQQGATAVSVPLALYTCSTKYSDEEQREVELHEQQVQVQQQVHQQVQQQQAQQQQQQQSQQQHAHQQHQVQQQQQAHQQLQQQRDVAKELAELHANAVAAAAAAATVVSTGEGTSRSNSAIDIKIEPSSLTLTPEMQAAAAAGGTIYHLPQLVPPPVPPPPPSSGFVSVSASTSTSNTVSTTPPNVLQQQQQLNMSIAPSTAMAAAMLAASQEQLPKDSNSTTASAGSAVSSDDGERWYVCDYETCGLKFKYKSRMELHRVVHSKERRFNCELCSASFKQSCNLSTHRKKKHALRGIKSEILPQRF; from the exons ATGGGTTTTCCGCGCATTCTTAGCAAAAACAATAAGATCTACACCAAGCTGGGCGAGTTCTGTTTGTCAGGGGATAGCTTCTGGATTGTTTGTCACACGTGCCAAGAGGAGCTGCAGACGCAGGATCAGTTCTGGAAGCACATACAGGATGAGCACAATTTCTTGCACGGGGTGGCCAAG GAGCACAGTCGTACATCCAGCTACTGCTTAACGGATGTGGAGgctgcggcggcagcagcaacgccAGGAAGCAGCTCCCAGCAAGGCGCAACGGCGGTCAGTGTACCACTGGCCCTTTACACCTGCTCCACCAAGTACTCTGACGAGGAGCAGCGGGAGGTGGAGCTGCACGAGCAGCAGGTTCAAGTTCAACAGCAGGTGCATCAGCAAGtacagcaacagcaagcgcagcaacaacaacaacagcagtctcagcagcagcacgcgCATCAGCAACACCAGgttcaacagcaacaacaggcCCACCAGCAGCTCCAACAGCAGCGGGATGTAGCCAAAGAGCTGGCGGAACTCCATGCCAATGCAgtggctgccgctgcagctgccgcaaCTGTGGTATCCACTGGCGAGGGAACTTCCCGAAGCAACAGTGCCATCGACATCAAGATAGAGCCCAGCAGTCTGACACTAACCCCAGAAATGCaggctgctgcagcagctggcgGGACCATTTACCATCTGCCACAGCTAGTGCCGCCACCTGTACCGCCTCCGCCGCCCTCGTCCGGGTTTGTAAGCGTCAGTGCCAGTACCAGCACCTCCAATACGGTCAGCACCACGCCACCCAATGTgctacagcagcaacagcaactaaaTATGTCTATCGCTCCCTCGACGGCTATGGCCGCCGCTATGCTGGCTGCCAGTCAGGAACAGCTGCCCAAGGACTCTAACAGCACGACGGCCAGCGCCGGGAGTGCTGTCTCTTCAGATGACGGAGAACGCTGGTACGTTTGCGACTACGAGACTTGTGGCTTGAAGTTTAAATATAAGTCTAGGATGGAGCTGCATCGGGTAGTTCACAGCAAGGAGCGCCGGTTTAATTGCGAACTTTGCAGTGCCTCCTTCAAGCAGTCATGCAACCTCTCCACGCATCGGAAAAAAAAGCACGCGCTGAGAGGCATCAAAAGCGAGATATTGCCACAGCGCTTTTAG